The genomic segment TAATGATAATCAATCCGATACTAGAAATAACGCTAGTGAACGTCCCGTGAAGTCATCCGTGATGTTGAGTAATTCTTTGGTGATAGATGTTGATCCTGCTGGCAAATCTTACAAGATGGAAACTTGTACTGTTCATTACGATCGAGTGCATAATCCAGATCATTGTTTTCACATCAGGCTTGAATGGttaacaacaacaccaaaatttcttgatgatttggTGGGGAATTGGTCAAGACTTTGTGAAAGATATGGACTAAGATTAGTGGAGATTCCTTGGAGGGAACTTTGTACTATACCTGCGGTAGACCCCTTTCATTCGTTCGTGGAAATTCAACTGGCGATTAACCCTTGGGAAGATCCTGAGTTTAAGGATGAAGAGTTGCTCTCCGAGAGTAAATACTACTATCATATGCACTTACTCCAAGTTTCAGGGTTCTTACTTGATAATAGAGCTTCCAAGGTTATCCAAGACATTCATTgtgattttgaaataatGTATTCTTGGGGGAAGCCTGAGTTTAAATATGCCCAATACATTCACAATACAGGTGCATATATTGCAGAAGTGAGAGAAAGTGGTGAATTGTTTTTGGCTCCCAACAATATCTATATCTCTAGGGCCATACCTGGTAAAATTGTGGCAAAATCACAATTTTCCACGCAATTCGCAGTGGACGCCCAAAAAGTGATGTTAAACTTCAAGAAAGTTTGCACTAACTATAATGAGTTAAGAGTGATATTCCTTGACGCAAAGGACAAGTGGCTAAAGGGGCAGCATGTTGACGAATAAATCGACTGAACCATCaacatatatatatatatatatatatatatatatcttAATGACAACATATTAAGCTTTAAGCTTGAATTCTTTCGGCGATCTTAATGACATCTGCTACGACACCTGCAGCAGTGACTTCGGCACCGGCACCGGCACCTTGGATCACCAATGGGTTTGGATAACGTTGAGTGTTGATAGAAACGACGTTGTCAGAGCCCTTCAAAGAGGCAAATGGGTGAGAAGCGTCGTATTTTTCGATACCCACAGAAACTTGCTTGCTAGCGACATCAACTTTTCCGATGAATCTCAAAACCTTGTTCTCCTTGGCAGCTTCTTCCTTCAACTTGGTCAAATCAGAGTCGTATTGTGGCAACTTAGccaaaaattcatcagcGGAAGCCACGGATTCCAATGGTTTAGGAATCAAAGATTGGACAGGGAAAGAAGTTGGGGACTCCACTTCCAATCCACTTAGTCTGGCTAGAATGGTAACTTTTCTAGCGACATCCAACCCGTTCAAGTCATCTCTTGGATCAGGTTCGGTGTAACCCAAGTCCTTTGCCTTCTTGACAACATCGGAGAATTGCACGCTGTTGGGCTCGACGGTGGAAAATTCGTTGAAGATGTAGGACAAAGTACCGGAGAAGATaccttcaattttttgcaCTTGATCGCCAGTGTTAACCATATCATTCAAAGTACCAATGATAGGCAAACCTGCACCGACAGTGGCTTCGTGGTAAACCAAACCGTTAGTGGATTTGTTTGAGAAGATTCTCTTCCAAAGACTCAATTGAGAGGAGAAACCCTTTTTGTTAGGTGTAGCAATGGAAATACCATTTTCCACAAATTTAGGATAAAATTCAGGGATGGATTCATTGGAAGTGTTGTCCACCAAAATCACGGGCTTTGGAGATCTGATCAAGTATGACAATAGGGATTCTAGTGGCAAAGGTTCCTTGCTAGATGTGTTTAAAGTTTCCTTCCAGTTGCTTCCAATGTCCAATGGTTTGTAATCATCAGAGATCAAACTCTTCTTAGAGGAAGAAAGTAAAATTAAGTTGTAAGTAACAGAAGACTTAGCAGCTTGCAATTGTCTCAAAACAGCAGAACCGACTAAACCACAGCCAATAATTGCAACATTAACTTCTCTACCGGTCATTTTGTGATAAATATGCAATATTCTCTTAGGCGACTCAACACTTA from the Zygosaccharomyces rouxii strain CBS732 chromosome B complete sequence genome contains:
- the HOM6 gene encoding homoserine dehydrogenase (highly similar to gnl|GLV|KLLA0B03872g Kluyveromyces lactis and similar to YJR139C uniprot|P31116 Saccharomyces cerevisiae HOM6 Homoserine dehydrogenase), with the protein product MTGREVNVAIIGCGLVGSAVLRQLQAAKSSVTYNLILLSSSKKSLISDDYKPLDIGSNWKETLNTSSKEPLPLESLLSYLIRSPKPVILVDNTSNESIPEFYPKFVENGISIATPNKKGFSSQLSLWKRIFSNKSTNGLVYHEATVGAGLPIIGTLNDMVNTGDQVQKIEGIFSGTLSYIFNEFSTVEPNSVQFSDVVKKAKDLGYTEPDPRDDLNGLDVARKVTILARLSGLEVESPTSFPVQSLIPKPLESVASADEFLAKLPQYDSDLTKLKEEAAKENKVLRFIGKVDVASKQVSVGIEKYDASHPFASLKGSDNVVSINTQRYPNPLVIQGAGAGAEVTAAGVVADVIKIAERIQA